The genomic window GTACAATACGCAACTTGTTGAGTATCAGTTGCCTCGAACGGAGATTATTTATTCTGAATGTCCATGAAGCCACCTGTTGATAAGAATGAAAATAATCAATCCGACCTGAAAAAGCAGATACGACAACCTAGTAAGGATTTGACTATGGAGAGTATGCCCTATGCACAGATTCAACGTGGGACGTTCCTAATCGCCACACCCGATATTGAATCCGGGATATTCTTTAGAGGCGTCATCATTATTTGTGAGCACAACCCTAACGGGTCCTTTGGCTTACTATTGAATAAGTCCCTTGCATTAGAGCTGCCTGAAGAAATCTTGAATGTCAACGCCCTCAATAATCCGCATGTGGGAATCAGAGCAGGCGGACCAGTGCAAACAAATCAGATGATGCTGCTCCATACAAGTGATAAAATTCCCCATCAAACACTTAAAATCTGTGAAGATGTTCATCTGGGCGGAGACCTGCAGTTTCTGCAAGAGTCTATTTCAGATCCGGCCGGCCCACGTATCAATCTCTGTTTTGGATATGCAGGTTGGTCTGCGGGGCAGCTAGAAAGAGAGTTCCTCGACGGGCATTGGTTCCTTTTCCCTGCCACAGCCAAGCATGTTTTCTATACACCCGCGGATAAACTATGGCAGTCATTGCTGAGAGAGATGGGCGGTAAATATGCCTCGATCTCCATGATTCCTGAAGACTTATTGGTTAATTGAAGCAAAAAAAAGCCTCGTTTAAAACGAGGCCTTTATGTATTCAGTAGCTGTTAGGTAAGTCATCATTTGACTTCGAAGGACTTTTATGATGTTTTCGGGCAGCGAAGTTTAAATCCCATAAATATAGCATATGAACCTTCCCTATAACTATATAACGAGTTTGACCTATGCACTGTTTCGTCGATGTTGTAGGTCTCACGTTCATTACCATTCTGTATACAAAATTTTTCCTCGTTTGAAATCAGTATACCGTTTTGTTTTCCAACAGAAGTAAAGACAGTACCTACAAGGCCTGTTATGAGAAGCTTAGGAGTAAGCCAAAAAATCCCTTTAATACCTCTAGAGGCGGTTGATTGAATATCTTTACTGAAAATGGCTGAAGATAAATTTAATATCCCTTTTACCAAGGCTTTAA from Parachlamydiales bacterium includes these protein-coding regions:
- a CDS encoding YqgE/AlgH family protein, with translation MKPPVDKNENNQSDLKKQIRQPSKDLTMESMPYAQIQRGTFLIATPDIESGIFFRGVIIICEHNPNGSFGLLLNKSLALELPEEILNVNALNNPHVGIRAGGPVQTNQMMLLHTSDKIPHQTLKICEDVHLGGDLQFLQESISDPAGPRINLCFGYAGWSAGQLEREFLDGHWFLFPATAKHVFYTPADKLWQSLLREMGGKYASISMIPEDLLVN